A region from the Mycobacterium heidelbergense genome encodes:
- a CDS encoding cell division protein PerM yields MKRVSESADNRAAGARQARDLVRVAFGPAIVALGVIAAITLLQLLIANSDMTGALGAIASLWLAVHQVPVSIGGRELGVMPLLPVLLMVWGTARSSARATSPRSSWLVVRWVIASALGGPLLITAIALAVIHDASSVITELQTPNALRAFVSVLVVHAIGAAIGVWSRVGRRALAVSSLPNWLGDSLRASVAGVLALVGLSGLVTAGSLVVHWATMQELYGITDSIFGQFSLTVLSVLYAPNVIVGTSAMAVGSSAHLGFATFSSFTVFGGDIPALPILAAAPTPPLGPVWVALLIIGASSGVAVGQQCARHPLPLLPAMAKLLVASVTGALVMSLLAYGGSGRLGNFGHVGVDQGALLIGVFFWFAVVGWTTVALAGGISPRRFRRPKRPSPAPTPAGDEPADFAALFDEPGDSPDEPDEPTGDSAAEGEVAASAEVADDDESPPEEPESRSE; encoded by the coding sequence GTGAAAAGGGTGTCGGAAAGCGCGGACAACCGGGCGGCGGGCGCTCGCCAGGCGCGCGACCTTGTCCGGGTGGCGTTCGGGCCGGCCATTGTGGCGTTGGGCGTCATCGCCGCGATCACGTTGCTTCAGTTGCTGATCGCCAACAGCGACATGACCGGCGCGCTGGGGGCCATCGCCAGCTTGTGGCTCGCGGTGCACCAGGTGCCGGTCTCGATCGGTGGCCGCGAGCTGGGCGTGATGCCGCTGTTGCCGGTCCTGTTGATGGTGTGGGGCACCGCGCGCAGCAGCGCCCGCGCCACCTCCCCGCGCTCGTCGTGGCTGGTGGTCCGCTGGGTGATCGCGTCGGCGCTGGGCGGACCCCTGCTGATCACCGCGATTGCCCTGGCGGTCATCCATGACGCGTCGTCGGTGATCACCGAGCTGCAGACGCCCAACGCCCTGCGCGCGTTCGTGAGCGTGCTGGTGGTGCACGCCATCGGCGCGGCGATCGGCGTGTGGTCGCGGGTGGGACGACGGGCGTTGGCGGTGTCGTCGCTGCCCAATTGGCTCGGCGATTCCCTGCGCGCCTCGGTGGCCGGCGTGTTGGCGCTGGTCGGGCTGTCCGGCCTCGTGACCGCGGGGTCGCTGGTCGTGCACTGGGCGACGATGCAGGAGCTCTACGGGATCACCGATTCGATCTTCGGGCAATTCAGCCTCACCGTGCTGTCCGTGTTGTACGCGCCCAACGTCATCGTCGGCACGTCGGCGATGGCCGTCGGGTCCAGCGCCCATCTCGGCTTCGCGACGTTCAGTTCGTTCACCGTCTTCGGCGGCGATATCCCCGCGCTGCCGATCCTGGCCGCCGCCCCCACGCCGCCGCTGGGGCCGGTGTGGGTCGCGCTGCTCATCATCGGCGCGTCGTCCGGCGTGGCGGTGGGGCAGCAGTGCGCCCGGCATCCGCTGCCGCTGCTTCCGGCGATGGCCAAACTGCTGGTCGCCTCGGTCACGGGCGCGTTGGTGATGTCATTGCTCGCGTACGGCGGGAGCGGCCGGCTGGGCAATTTCGGCCATGTCGGCGTCGACCAGGGGGCCTTGCTGATCGGCGTCTTCTTCTGGTTCGCGGTCGTCGGCTGGACCACGGTGGCGCTGGCCGGCGGGATCAGCCCCAGGCGATTCAGAAGGCCCAAACGGCCCTCACCCGCGCCTACCCCAGCGGGGGATGAACCCGCGGACTTCGCGGCGCTTTTCGACGAGCCGGGCGACTCGCCCGACGAGCCCGACGAGCCCACGGGTGACTCCGCCGCGGAGGGGGAGGTGGCGGCCTCGGCGGAGGTGGCGGACGACGACGAGTCGCCGCCCGAGGAACCCGAGTCGCGGTCCGAGTGA
- the purN gene encoding phosphoribosylglycinamide formyltransferase, whose amino-acid sequence MSEPLHVPPSAPARVVVLASGTGSLLASLLDAAVDNYPARVVAVGADRDCLATEIAESASVPTFTVRLADHPDRDAWDAAITEATAAHSPDLVVSAGFMKILGPQFLSRFYGRIINTHPALLPAFAGAHGVADALAYGVKVTGCTVHLVDAGTDTGPILAQQSVPVLDGDNEETLHERIKVTERQLLVDVVAAIATGGVTLTGRKATIGRKATIR is encoded by the coding sequence GTGTCAGAACCGCTCCACGTGCCCCCGAGCGCGCCGGCGCGGGTGGTGGTGCTGGCCTCCGGCACCGGCTCGCTGCTGGCGTCGCTGCTCGACGCCGCGGTCGATAACTACCCGGCCCGGGTGGTGGCCGTCGGTGCCGACCGCGACTGCCTGGCCACCGAGATCGCCGAGTCCGCGTCGGTGCCGACCTTCACCGTCCGGCTCGCCGATCATCCCGACCGCGACGCCTGGGACGCGGCCATCACCGAGGCCACCGCCGCCCACTCGCCGGATCTGGTGGTGTCCGCCGGGTTCATGAAAATCCTTGGGCCACAGTTTCTTTCACGGTTCTACGGCAGGATCATCAATACCCATCCGGCCCTGCTGCCCGCCTTTGCCGGCGCGCACGGCGTGGCCGACGCGCTGGCCTACGGCGTGAAGGTCACGGGCTGTACGGTGCACCTGGTAGACGCCGGCACGGACACCGGGCCGATCCTGGCGCAGCAATCCGTTCCGGTGCTCGACGGCGACAACGAAGAGACCCTGCATGAACGCATCAAAGTCACCGAACGACAGCTGCTGGTCGACGTGGTCGCCGCGATCGCGACCGGCGGCGTGACGTTGACGGGACGCAAAGCGACGATCGGACGAAAGGCGACCATACGATGA
- the purH gene encoding bifunctional phosphoribosylaminoimidazolecarboxamide formyltransferase/IMP cyclohydrolase, which yields MSTDESRRTIRRALISVYDKTGLIDLAQGLTAGGVEIVSTGSTAKTIADKGIPVTRVEELTGFPEVLDGRVKTLHPRVHAGLLADLRKPEHAAALEQLGIAAFELVVVNLYPFSETVDSGAGVDECVEQIDIGGPSMVRAAAKNHPSVAVVTDPRGYDGVLAAVRSGGFTLAERKRLASLAFQHTAEYDIAVAGWMESTLAPEHPPTAFPQWLAGSWRRTAMLRYGENPHQQAALYGDPGAWPGLAQAEQLHGKEMSYNNFTDADAAWRAAFDHEQTCVAIIKHANPCGIAISSVSVADAHRKAHECDPLSAFGGVIAANTEVSLEMAEYVSTIFTEVIVAPAYAPGAVDALTRKKNIRVLLASEPLAGGTELRPVSGGLLVQQRDQLDAHGDNPANWTLATGSPADPATLSDLAFAWRACRAVKSNAIVIAADGATIGVGMGQVNRVDAARLAVEHGGDRVRGAVAASDAFFPFPDGLETLAAAGVKAIVHPGGSVRDDEVTAAAANAGVTVYLTGARHFAH from the coding sequence ATGAGCACCGACGAGTCAAGAAGGACCATTCGCCGCGCGCTGATCAGCGTGTACGACAAGACCGGGCTGATAGACCTCGCCCAGGGGCTGACCGCGGGGGGTGTGGAGATCGTCTCGACCGGATCAACAGCGAAAACCATTGCCGACAAAGGGATTCCCGTGACTCGCGTGGAGGAGCTGACCGGCTTCCCCGAGGTGCTCGACGGCCGGGTCAAGACGCTGCACCCGCGGGTGCACGCCGGCCTGCTCGCCGATCTCCGCAAACCCGAGCACGCCGCGGCGCTCGAACAGCTCGGCATCGCGGCGTTCGAACTGGTCGTCGTCAACCTGTATCCGTTCAGCGAGACCGTCGACTCCGGCGCCGGCGTCGACGAGTGCGTCGAGCAGATCGACATCGGCGGGCCGTCGATGGTCCGGGCGGCCGCGAAAAACCACCCCAGCGTGGCGGTGGTCACCGACCCCCGTGGGTATGACGGCGTGCTCGCCGCGGTGCGCAGCGGCGGATTTACCCTCGCCGAGCGCAAAAGGCTGGCGTCGCTGGCCTTTCAGCACACCGCGGAGTACGACATCGCCGTCGCCGGCTGGATGGAGTCGACGCTGGCGCCCGAGCATCCGCCCACGGCGTTCCCGCAGTGGCTGGCCGGCAGCTGGCGGCGCACGGCGATGCTGCGCTACGGCGAGAACCCGCACCAGCAGGCCGCGCTCTACGGCGACCCCGGCGCCTGGCCGGGCCTGGCGCAGGCCGAGCAGCTGCACGGAAAAGAGATGTCCTACAACAACTTCACCGACGCGGACGCGGCCTGGCGCGCCGCCTTCGACCACGAACAGACCTGCGTGGCAATCATCAAGCACGCCAACCCTTGTGGGATCGCGATCTCGTCGGTGTCGGTCGCCGACGCCCACCGCAAGGCGCACGAATGCGACCCGCTGAGCGCCTTCGGCGGAGTGATCGCGGCGAACACCGAAGTCAGCCTGGAGATGGCGGAGTACGTGAGCACCATCTTCACCGAGGTGATCGTCGCACCGGCCTACGCGCCGGGCGCCGTCGACGCGTTGACGCGCAAGAAGAACATCCGGGTGCTGCTGGCCTCCGAGCCGCTGGCCGGCGGTACCGAGCTGCGGCCGGTCAGCGGGGGGCTTTTGGTGCAGCAGCGCGACCAGCTCGACGCGCACGGTGACAACCCGGCGAATTGGACGCTGGCGACCGGATCACCGGCGGACCCGGCGACGTTGAGCGACTTGGCTTTTGCGTGGCGGGCCTGCCGCGCGGTCAAGTCGAATGCGATCGTGATCGCCGCCGACGGCGCCACCATCGGCGTCGGCATGGGTCAGGTCAATCGGGTCGACGCCGCCCGGCTGGCCGTCGAACACGGCGGGGACCGGGTGCGCGGCGCGGTCGCGGCCTCCGATGCGTTCTTCCCGTTTCCCGACGGACTCGAGACGCTGGCCGCCGCCGGGGTCAAGGCGATAGTGCATCCGGGCGGGTCGGTCCGCGACGACGAGGTGACCGCGGCGGCGGCCAACGCCGGCGTCACCGTGTACCTGACCGGGGCCCGTCACTTCGCTCATTAG
- a CDS encoding LGFP repeat-containing protein codes for MRAMTTRAAAFSAAIVGFALIGAGCGHANKSNETTGSSATSSVTTSAGAGSSATTSASAAAPSTQITGANGTAYTVQGPILDKYNSLDEKARKDLGAPTGNQQTNPDGGIYQQFDGGVIVYKTQAYVVWGKIRDKWNQLGGSQGKLGYPTSDEVDTPDGLKKSTFEHGTITWKAGDAEATATFS; via the coding sequence ATGCGTGCAATGACAACACGAGCAGCGGCATTCTCGGCGGCAATCGTAGGGTTTGCGCTGATCGGCGCCGGGTGTGGCCACGCGAACAAATCCAACGAGACAACGGGTTCCTCCGCGACGTCGTCGGTGACGACCTCCGCAGGCGCCGGTTCCTCCGCGACCACGAGCGCGAGTGCGGCCGCGCCGTCGACCCAGATCACGGGGGCCAACGGCACGGCGTACACGGTTCAGGGGCCGATTCTCGACAAGTACAACTCCCTTGACGAGAAGGCGCGGAAAGATCTGGGCGCCCCGACGGGCAATCAGCAAACGAACCCGGATGGTGGCATTTATCAACAGTTCGACGGCGGCGTGATCGTTTATAAGACACAGGCCTACGTCGTGTGGGGCAAGATCCGGGATAAGTGGAACCAGCTCGGCGGTTCGCAGGGCAAGTTGGGTTATCCGACGAGCGACGAGGTGGATACTCCCGACGGCCTGAAGAAGTCGACGTTCGAGCACGGCACGATCACGTGGAAAGCGGGCGACGCCGAGGCCACCGCCACGTTCAGCTGA
- a CDS encoding sigma 54-interacting transcriptional regulator has protein sequence MVPSPSHLPRTVGELRAAGHRERGIKQEIRENLLTALAAGDEIWPGILGFDDTVLPQLERALIAGHDVVLLGERGQGKTRLLRALAGLLDEWTPVIAGAELGEHPYRPITPESIRRAYELGDDLPVEWKHRSERYTEKLATPDTSVADLIGDIDPIKVAEGRSLGDPETIAYGLIPRAHRGIVAVNELPDLAERIQVSMLNVMEERDIQVRGYTLRLPLDVLVVASANPEDYTNRGRIITPLKDRFGAEIRTHYPLELEAEVGVIIQEAHLSAQVPDYLMQVIARFARYLRESNSVDQRSGVSARFAIAAAETVAAAARHRGAVLGETDPVARVVDLGTVIDVLRGKLEFESGEEGREQAVLEHLLRRATADTAARVLGGLDVGSLVAAVEGGAAVTTGERVSAKDVLAAVPGLPVVDAIARKLGAESEGERAAALELALEALYLAKRIDKVSGEGQTVYG, from the coding sequence GTGGTGCCATCACCAAGTCATCTGCCCCGCACCGTCGGTGAGTTGCGCGCCGCCGGTCACCGTGAACGGGGTATCAAACAGGAAATCCGCGAAAACCTGCTGACCGCGCTGGCGGCCGGAGACGAGATCTGGCCGGGCATTCTGGGCTTCGACGACACCGTGTTGCCCCAGCTGGAGCGGGCGCTGATCGCGGGTCACGACGTCGTGCTCCTCGGCGAACGCGGCCAGGGCAAGACGCGGCTGCTGCGCGCGCTGGCGGGGTTGCTCGACGAGTGGACACCCGTGATCGCCGGGGCCGAACTTGGCGAGCATCCGTATCGGCCGATCACGCCGGAGTCGATCCGGCGGGCCTACGAGCTCGGCGACGACCTGCCCGTCGAGTGGAAACACCGCAGCGAGCGCTACACCGAGAAGCTGGCCACCCCGGACACCAGCGTCGCCGACCTGATCGGTGACATCGACCCCATCAAGGTCGCCGAGGGCCGCAGCCTCGGGGACCCGGAGACCATCGCGTACGGGCTGATCCCGCGCGCGCACCGCGGCATCGTCGCGGTCAACGAGCTGCCCGACCTCGCCGAGCGCATCCAGGTGTCGATGCTCAACGTCATGGAGGAGCGCGACATCCAGGTCCGCGGCTACACGCTGCGGCTGCCGCTGGACGTGTTGGTGGTCGCCAGCGCCAACCCCGAGGACTACACCAACCGCGGCCGCATCATCACCCCGCTCAAGGACCGGTTCGGCGCCGAGATCCGCACCCACTACCCGCTGGAGCTGGAGGCCGAGGTGGGCGTGATCATTCAGGAAGCGCACCTGAGCGCGCAGGTGCCCGACTACCTCATGCAGGTGATCGCGCGGTTCGCCCGGTACCTGCGGGAGTCCAACTCGGTCGACCAGCGGTCCGGGGTGTCGGCGCGGTTCGCGATCGCCGCGGCCGAGACCGTCGCGGCCGCCGCCCGGCACCGCGGCGCCGTGCTGGGGGAGACCGACCCGGTGGCCCGGGTGGTCGACCTGGGCACGGTGATCGACGTGCTGCGCGGCAAGCTGGAATTCGAGTCCGGCGAGGAGGGCCGCGAACAGGCCGTGCTGGAACACCTGTTGCGTCGCGCGACCGCCGACACCGCGGCCCGGGTGCTGGGCGGCCTCGACGTCGGTTCTTTGGTGGCCGCGGTCGAGGGCGGTGCGGCGGTGACGACGGGGGAGCGGGTGTCGGCGAAGGACGTGCTGGCCGCGGTCCCGGGGCTGCCCGTCGTGGACGCCATTGCGAGAAAGCTGGGCGCGGAATCCGAGGGCGAGCGCGCCGCGGCGCTGGAGCTGGCGCTGGAGGCGTTGTATCTCGCCAAGCGCATCGACAAGGTGTCCGGGGAGGGCCAAACCGTCTATGGCTAA
- a CDS encoding vWA domain-containing protein: protein MAKGHSSRYSAYTGGPDPLAPPVDLREALEQIGQDVMAGTSPRRALSELLRRGTKNMPGADRLAAEANRRRRDLLRRNNLDGTLQEVKKLLDEAVLAERKELARALDDDARFGELRLDALPASPAKAVQELSDYDWRSNEARQKYEQIRDLLGREMLDQRFAGMKQALQGATDEDRQRVSEMLDDLNELLDKHARGEDTQQDFQDFMDKHGEFFPENPRNVEELLDSLAKRAAAAQRFRNSLSPEQRTELDALAQQAFGSPALMQALNRLDAHLQAARPGEDWTGSQEFSGDNPFGMGEGTQALSDIAELEQLAEQLSQSYPGATMDDVDLDALARQLGDQAAIDARTLAELERALVNQGFLDRGSDGQWRLSPKAMRRLGETALRDVAQQLSGRRGERDHRRAGAAGELTGATRPWQFGDTEPWNISRTLTNAVLRQAGTSTIDGPIRITVDDVEVSETETRTQAAVALLVDTSFSMVMENRWLPMKQTALALNHLVCTRFRSDALQIIAFGRYARTVTAAELTGLEGVYEQGTNLHHALALAGRHLRRHPNAQPVVLVVTDGEPTAHLEDFDGDGSAVFFDYPPHPRTIAHTVRGFDDMARLGAQVTIFRLGSDPGLARFIDQVARRVEGRVVVPDLDGLGAAVVGDYLGSRRR, encoded by the coding sequence ATGGCTAAAGGCCATTCGTCGCGATACTCGGCGTACACCGGCGGGCCCGACCCGCTGGCGCCGCCGGTGGATCTGCGCGAGGCTCTCGAACAGATCGGTCAGGACGTGATGGCCGGCACCTCGCCGCGGCGTGCGTTATCCGAGCTGTTGCGCCGCGGCACCAAGAACATGCCCGGGGCCGACCGGCTGGCGGCCGAGGCCAACCGGCGTCGACGGGATCTGTTGCGCCGCAATAACTTAGACGGCACCCTGCAGGAGGTCAAGAAGCTGCTCGACGAGGCCGTGCTGGCCGAGCGCAAGGAGCTGGCCCGCGCGCTGGACGACGACGCCCGCTTCGGCGAACTGCGGCTGGACGCGCTGCCGGCGTCGCCGGCCAAGGCCGTGCAGGAGCTGTCCGACTACGACTGGCGCAGCAACGAGGCGCGCCAAAAGTACGAGCAGATCAGGGATTTACTCGGCCGCGAGATGCTGGACCAACGCTTCGCGGGCATGAAGCAGGCGCTTCAGGGCGCCACCGACGAGGACCGCCAGCGCGTCAGCGAGATGCTGGACGACCTCAACGAGCTGCTGGACAAGCACGCCCGCGGCGAGGACACCCAGCAGGACTTTCAAGACTTCATGGACAAGCACGGCGAGTTCTTCCCGGAGAACCCGCGCAATGTCGAGGAGCTGCTGGATTCGCTGGCCAAGCGCGCCGCGGCCGCGCAACGCTTCCGCAACAGCCTGAGCCCGGAGCAGCGCACCGAGCTGGATGCCTTGGCGCAGCAGGCATTTGGCTCCCCGGCGTTGATGCAGGCGTTGAATCGGCTCGACGCGCATCTGCAGGCCGCGCGGCCGGGCGAGGACTGGACCGGCTCGCAGGAGTTCTCCGGCGACAATCCGTTCGGCATGGGCGAGGGCACCCAGGCGCTGTCCGACATCGCCGAGCTGGAGCAGCTGGCCGAGCAGCTCTCGCAGAGCTATCCGGGTGCCACCATGGACGACGTCGACCTCGACGCGCTGGCACGCCAGCTCGGCGATCAGGCCGCCATCGACGCCCGAACGCTCGCCGAGTTGGAACGCGCGCTGGTCAATCAGGGCTTCCTGGATCGCGGTTCCGACGGTCAGTGGCGGCTCTCGCCGAAGGCCATGCGCAGGCTGGGGGAGACGGCGTTACGCGATGTGGCGCAACAGCTTTCCGGCCGTCGCGGCGAGCGTGACCATCGGCGCGCGGGCGCCGCCGGTGAGCTGACCGGCGCGACCCGGCCGTGGCAGTTCGGGGACACCGAGCCGTGGAACATCTCCCGCACGTTGACCAACGCGGTGCTGCGGCAGGCGGGGACGTCGACTATCGACGGCCCGATTCGCATAACCGTCGACGACGTCGAGGTGTCGGAGACCGAGACCCGTACGCAGGCCGCGGTGGCGCTGTTGGTCGACACCTCGTTTTCGATGGTGATGGAGAATCGCTGGCTGCCGATGAAGCAGACGGCGCTCGCGCTCAACCACCTGGTGTGCACGCGCTTTCGCTCGGATGCCTTGCAGATCATCGCCTTTGGCCGCTACGCCCGGACGGTGACGGCCGCCGAGCTCACCGGCCTGGAGGGCGTCTACGAGCAGGGCACCAACCTGCATCACGCGCTGGCACTGGCGGGTCGCCACCTGCGCCGGCACCCCAACGCGCAGCCCGTCGTGCTGGTGGTGACCGACGGTGAGCCGACCGCTCACCTGGAGGACTTCGACGGCGACGGCTCGGCGGTGTTCTTTGATTACCCGCCGCATCCGCGGACCATCGCCCACACCGTGCGCGGATTCGACGACATGGCCCGGCTCGGTGCGCAGGTGACGATCTTCCGGCTCGGCAGCGACCCCGGCCTGGCGCGGTTCATCGACCAGGTCGCCCGCCGCGTCGAGGGGCGGGTCGTGGTGCCCGATCTCGACGGCCTGGGCGCGGCGGTGGTGGGGGACTACCTGGGGTCTCGGCGGCGCTAG
- a CDS encoding LLM class flavin-dependent oxidoreductase — protein sequence MNQVRVGLSTQLLNSRYSPTALPHANVLMATASGVDSYWVADHLNSLFPRSIATPDYLGVAKLVPKIDAQFEPWTMLGYLASRNRFARLRLGIGVTDANRRHPAVTAQAAATLHLITRGRAILGIGVGEREGNEPYGVDWTKPVARFEEAIATIRALWNSRGEPISRESAYFPLRNAVFDLPPYRGKWPEIWIAAKGPRMLRATGRYADAWFPGLVSGPEAYASGLVTVHTAASNAGRDPGSITPALSIFVVTGRSRDEVEQTLNSDAAKAFALIIPGQMWADHGVQHPLGHDFAGAQDLIPQTLDEQTVLSYVKDVPVSLLKDALLAGTPDEVIDQAAQWRDHGVRYLVVNNLSHLQPTLRKGLASSAPFFKILRGLKRL from the coding sequence GTGAACCAGGTCCGAGTCGGCCTCAGCACTCAGCTCCTCAACTCTCGATATTCCCCGACCGCGCTCCCTCACGCCAACGTGCTGATGGCCACGGCGAGCGGCGTCGACTCCTACTGGGTGGCCGACCACCTCAATTCGCTGTTCCCGCGCTCGATCGCTACGCCGGACTACCTTGGTGTCGCCAAACTCGTCCCGAAGATCGACGCCCAATTCGAACCGTGGACGATGCTCGGATATCTCGCCTCCCGCAACCGCTTTGCACGCCTGCGGCTTGGCATCGGCGTCACGGACGCCAACCGGCGTCATCCGGCGGTCACCGCGCAGGCCGCGGCCACGTTGCATCTCATCACCCGCGGCCGCGCCATCCTCGGCATCGGCGTCGGGGAGCGGGAGGGCAATGAGCCCTACGGGGTGGACTGGACCAAACCCGTGGCGCGCTTCGAAGAGGCGATCGCCACAATCCGCGCGCTGTGGAACTCGCGCGGCGAACCCATCTCGCGTGAGTCGGCGTACTTCCCTTTGCGTAACGCGGTGTTTGACCTGCCGCCCTACCGCGGCAAATGGCCCGAGATATGGATCGCCGCCAAGGGCCCGCGGATGCTGCGAGCCACCGGGCGCTACGCCGACGCCTGGTTCCCCGGGCTGGTTTCGGGGCCCGAAGCCTACGCATCCGGCCTTGTAACTGTGCACACGGCGGCGTCCAACGCCGGGCGGGACCCCGGTTCGATCACGCCGGCGCTCTCGATCTTCGTCGTCACCGGGCGAAGCCGCGACGAGGTCGAGCAGACGCTGAACTCCGATGCCGCGAAAGCCTTCGCGCTCATCATTCCGGGCCAGATGTGGGCCGACCACGGCGTGCAACACCCGCTTGGGCATGACTTCGCCGGCGCCCAGGATCTGATCCCGCAAACGTTAGACGAGCAGACGGTGCTGTCCTACGTCAAAGACGTCCCGGTATCGCTGCTCAAAGATGCGCTGCTGGCCGGGACGCCCGACGAGGTCATCGATCAGGCTGCGCAGTGGCGCGACCACGGGGTGCGCTATCTCGTTGTCAACAATCTCAGCCACCTGCAGCCGACGCTGCGGAAAGGCCTCGCATCTAGCGCACCCTTCTTCAAGATCCTGCGCGGGCTCAAGAGACTGTGA
- a CDS encoding sulfotransferase family protein, protein MRAPRLTFRPSRWHEWAAPVWIGCNFSAWARLLIRNRFAVHPSRWHFAVLFTLVSVVNSFLGLWQKIVFDGRVAKTAIADPPIFIVGHWRTGTTLLHELLVLDDRHTGPTGFECVAPQHFLLTERIAPLLGFLVSKHRVMDNMDLSLRHPQEDEFIWCMQGQPSPYLTLAFPNRPNQHERYLDLERLTPRELEAWKRILFRFVQQVYFRHRKTVILKNPNHSFRIKVLLDVFPQAKFIHIVRDPYVVYPSSIHLLKRLSRVHSLQRPTFEGLDERVLSTYVDLYRKVDEGRELVDPSRFYELRYEDLISDPEGQLRQLYEHLGLDGFEQYRPRLRQYLTDHVDYETNTYNLTAEQRAVVAQRWGEVIDRYRYGRASAAG, encoded by the coding sequence ATGAGGGCCCCCCGCTTGACGTTTCGACCTTCCCGGTGGCATGAGTGGGCGGCGCCGGTGTGGATCGGTTGCAATTTCTCGGCATGGGCGCGCCTGCTGATCCGCAACCGTTTCGCCGTGCACCCCAGCCGCTGGCACTTCGCCGTCCTTTTCACACTCGTCAGCGTCGTCAACTCCTTCCTGGGGTTGTGGCAGAAGATCGTGTTCGACGGGCGAGTGGCCAAAACGGCGATCGCCGATCCGCCGATCTTCATCGTTGGGCACTGGCGCACCGGCACCACCCTGCTGCACGAACTCTTGGTCCTCGACGATCGCCATACCGGCCCCACGGGTTTTGAATGCGTTGCGCCACAGCATTTTCTGCTGACCGAACGGATTGCACCGCTGCTGGGATTTCTGGTGTCGAAGCACCGCGTCATGGACAACATGGATTTGAGCTTGCGTCACCCGCAAGAGGACGAGTTCATATGGTGCATGCAGGGCCAGCCGTCGCCGTACCTGACCCTCGCGTTTCCGAACCGGCCGAATCAGCATGAGCGGTATTTGGATTTGGAGCGGTTGACACCGCGAGAACTGGAGGCATGGAAACGCATCCTCTTCCGGTTCGTTCAGCAGGTGTACTTCCGCCATCGCAAGACAGTGATCCTCAAAAACCCGAATCACAGTTTCCGAATCAAGGTGCTGCTGGACGTATTTCCGCAAGCGAAGTTCATCCACATCGTCCGAGATCCTTACGTCGTTTACCCATCGAGCATCCATCTTCTTAAGAGGTTGTCCCGCGTGCACAGCTTGCAACGACCGACGTTCGAGGGATTGGACGAGAGGGTTCTGTCCACCTATGTCGATCTGTATCGAAAGGTGGACGAAGGGCGAGAACTCGTTGATCCGTCACGCTTCTACGAATTGCGCTATGAAGACCTGATCAGCGATCCCGAGGGACAATTGCGCCAACTGTACGAGCATCTGGGTCTTGACGGCTTCGAGCAATACCGACCGCGCCTGCGGCAGTACCTTACCGACCACGTCGACTACGAAACGAACACCTACAACCTGACGGCCGAACAGCGCGCGGTCGTCGCGCAGCGTTGGGGAGAAGTCATTGACCGCTACCGCTATGGTCGAGCATCCGCGGCGGGTTGA
- a CDS encoding DUF1707 SHOCT-like domain-containing protein, whose translation MSNSAQRDAKDTRDESSRAPDTDRIQLAQLLAYAAEQGRLQLKDYEDRLTRAYAATTYEELDQLRADLPGAPINLRRGGKPNPAPSTLLLGLLSGFERRGRWNVPKKLTTFSFFGSGVVDLRYADFTSTEVEIHAYSIMGMQNILLPPEVNVEIHGHGVMGGFDHNVRGQGTPGAPKVNIRGFSLWGGVGVKRKARRPRGQPTDQPAADARP comes from the coding sequence ATGAGCAACTCGGCGCAGCGCGACGCGAAGGACACGCGTGACGAATCGTCGCGCGCGCCCGACACGGATCGCATCCAGCTTGCGCAGTTGCTGGCGTACGCGGCCGAGCAGGGCCGCCTGCAGCTGAAAGACTACGAGGATCGCCTGACCAGGGCTTACGCGGCGACCACATACGAGGAGCTGGATCAGCTCAGGGCCGACCTGCCGGGTGCGCCGATAAATCTGCGGCGCGGCGGCAAACCCAATCCGGCACCGTCCACGCTGCTGCTGGGCCTGCTGAGCGGATTCGAGCGGCGCGGACGATGGAACGTGCCGAAGAAACTGACGACGTTCAGCTTCTTTGGCAGCGGGGTGGTGGACCTGCGCTACGCCGACTTCACCTCGACCGAGGTCGAGATCCATGCCTACTCGATCATGGGCATGCAGAACATATTGTTGCCGCCCGAAGTCAACGTCGAGATCCACGGCCACGGTGTGATGGGGGGCTTCGACCACAACGTCCGCGGCCAGGGCACGCCCGGCGCACCGAAGGTGAACATCCGCGGCTTCTCGCTGTGGGGCGGTGTGGGCGTCAAGCGCAAAGCCCGCAGGCCCCGCGGGCAGCCGACCGATCAACCCGCCGCGGATGCTCGACCATAG